Proteins encoded by one window of Cystobacter ferrugineus:
- a CDS encoding Uma2 family endonuclease, which yields MVTRRPPDSESTEPNDPSVEAAFQAAPEEMVAEILEGVLHLSPHPALPHANVASNLGGILLAPFKFGRGGPGGWVILDEPELHLGPRPDKLVPDLAGWRRERLPRAVGDNASAHCDLAPDWACEILSDRTRSRDTGPRMRIYAREGVRHLWLVEPLARTLDIYRLVEGQWVLAQTFSGEERVRVEPFGAIEFELPLLWSE from the coding sequence ATGGTCACCCGTCGCCCTCCCGATTCCGAGTCCACCGAACCCAACGATCCGTCCGTGGAGGCGGCCTTCCAGGCCGCTCCCGAGGAGATGGTGGCGGAGATCCTGGAGGGTGTGCTGCACCTCAGTCCGCACCCGGCCCTTCCCCACGCCAACGTGGCGTCGAACCTGGGTGGCATCCTTCTGGCGCCCTTCAAGTTCGGCAGGGGAGGGCCGGGAGGGTGGGTCATCCTCGATGAGCCGGAACTGCACCTGGGCCCGCGCCCGGACAAGCTCGTGCCGGACCTGGCGGGCTGGCGGCGCGAGCGACTGCCACGTGCCGTCGGAGACAATGCGTCGGCGCACTGCGACCTGGCGCCGGATTGGGCGTGCGAGATTCTTTCCGACCGCACGCGCAGCCGGGACACGGGCCCGAGGATGCGCATCTACGCCCGGGAAGGCGTGAGGCACCTGTGGCTGGTGGAGCCGCTGGCCCGCACGCTGGACATCTACCGGCTCGTCGAGGGGCAGTGGGTGCTCGCTCAGACCTTCTCGGGAGAGGAGCGGGTGAGGGTCGAGCCGTTCGGGGCCATCGAGTTCGAGCTGCCGCTTCTCTGGTCCGAGTAA